One region of Verrucomicrobiia bacterium genomic DNA includes:
- the rsmH gene encoding 16S rRNA (cytosine(1402)-N(4))-methyltransferase RsmH, with protein sequence MAEETPKPKRRVRYKGTHPRKFEEKYKEHQPEKYPADVEKVVKSGKTPAGTHRSVMVKEVLEAIAPEPGQTGLDATLGYGGHARELLERLSPGGRLFALDVDPLEITKTEARLREAGFGEDRLVVRRMNFAGIPKMLGEAGGGFDFIFADLGVSSMQLDNPARGFTFKYEGPLDLRLNPERGQPASALLKKLSAEELEKILWRNADERFGVALAKAIFEKRDKLTTTTALANVIRKTLAARPLPPEPDEVNKSIQKTFQALRIEVNDEFSALEQFLRNLPVCLKSGGRAVVLTFHSGEDKRVMNAFLEGMQTGIYAALSEEKIEPGPQECYDNPRAKSAVLRWAVKA encoded by the coding sequence ATGGCCGAAGAGACTCCCAAACCCAAGCGCCGCGTCCGGTACAAGGGCACGCATCCGCGCAAATTCGAAGAAAAATACAAAGAGCATCAGCCCGAAAAATATCCGGCGGACGTCGAAAAGGTCGTCAAAAGCGGCAAGACGCCCGCGGGCACGCACCGTTCCGTCATGGTCAAGGAAGTCCTGGAAGCCATCGCGCCGGAGCCGGGGCAAACCGGACTCGACGCGACGCTGGGCTACGGCGGCCACGCGCGCGAACTCCTGGAGCGCCTCTCGCCCGGAGGCCGCCTTTTCGCTTTGGACGTGGACCCGCTCGAAATTACCAAAACGGAAGCGCGTCTGCGCGAGGCCGGTTTCGGGGAAGACCGGCTTGTCGTCCGGCGCATGAATTTTGCGGGCATTCCCAAAATGCTGGGCGAGGCGGGCGGCGGTTTTGATTTCATCTTCGCGGACCTGGGTGTTTCGTCCATGCAGCTCGACAATCCGGCGCGCGGGTTTACCTTTAAATATGAAGGCCCGCTGGACCTGCGCCTGAATCCGGAAAGAGGGCAGCCGGCTTCGGCGCTTCTCAAGAAACTCTCGGCCGAAGAGCTGGAAAAAATCCTATGGCGGAACGCGGACGAGCGTTTCGGTGTCGCCCTTGCCAAAGCGATTTTCGAAAAACGCGACAAGCTCACGACCACGACCGCGCTGGCCAACGTGATCCGGAAAACGCTGGCCGCGCGTCCGCTGCCTCCCGAACCCGATGAAGTCAACAAATCCATCCAGAAGACGTTCCAGGCGCTGCGCATTGAAGTGAATGACGAATTTTCCGCGCTCGAACAATTTTTGAGGAACCTGCCGGTGTGTTTGAAGTCCGGAGGCAGGGCCGTCGTGCTTACGTTTCATTCCGGCGAAGACAAGCGCGTCATGAACGCGTTTCTCGAAGGGATGCAGACCGGAATCTACGCGGCACTCTCCGAAGAAAAAATCGAGCCCGGCCCGCAGGAATGCTACGACAACCCGCGGGCCAAAAGCGCGGTCCTTCGCTGGGCCGTGAAGGCGTAA
- a CDS encoding Thivi_2564 family membrane protein, which yields MDLVSLIVTLIVVGVLLWLINRFIPMDAKIKNILNIVVVIVVILWLLQSFGLIGSVHNVKVS from the coding sequence ATGGATCTGGTTTCTCTTATTGTCACGTTGATCGTGGTCGGAGTGCTGCTCTGGCTCATCAACCGGTTCATTCCGATGGACGCGAAGATCAAGAACATCCTGAACATCGTGGTGGTGATCGTCGTGATCCTCTGGCTATTGCAGTCTTTCGGTCTGATCGGAAGCGTGCATAACGTCAAGGTGTCCTAA